The following are encoded in a window of Ogataea parapolymorpha DL-1 chromosome VII, whole genome shotgun sequence genomic DNA:
- a CDS encoding Asparagine synthetase [glutamine-hydrolyzing] 1, giving the protein MCGIFAAYNVEEVDAFKGKALQYSKRIRHRGPDWSGNKIVNNTILCHERLAIVGLDSGAQPITSPDERYTLAVNGEIYNHIHIREEFKDYKFKTLSDCEPIIPLFQKYDVDAPKFLDGMFAWVLYDKEEDRVVASRDPIGITTLYMGRSSSRPGTVFFASELKCLTDECDEITHFPPGHVYDSKTDQLTRYFTPSWWDGEKIPTNPVDYKKVRETLEMAVRKRLMAEVPFGVLLSGGLDSSLIASIAARETAKAAKEADSHTEGIDASHTLTGVDDDGKLALSGWTKLHSYAIGLPGAPDLVAAKKVAKFIGTIHHEHTFTVEEGFDALSDVIYHLETYDVTTIRASTPMYLLSRKIKAQGVKMVLSGEGSDEIFGGYLYFASAPSPEEFHTECVKRVKNLHYADCLRANKSTMAWGLEARVPFLDKQFLELCMNIDPKEKMIVPEAGRIEKYILRKAFDTSDDPSAKPYLPDEILWRQKEQFSDGVGYSWIDGLKELAERSVSDEEFAHPKPEWGDDIPTTKEAYFYRCKFDELFPSKAAGSTVMRWVPKAEWGCHEDPSGRYAKTHDASVLKN; this is encoded by the coding sequence ATGTGTGGTATCTTTGCTGCTTACAAcgtcgaggaggtggacgCCTTCAAGGGCAAGGCCCTGCAATACTCGAAGAGAATCAGACACAGAGGTCCAGATTGGTCGGGAAACAAGATCGTCAACAACACGATCCTGTGCCACGAGAGACTGGCCATCGTTGGCCTTGATTCGGGCGCCCAGCCAATCACTTCTCCAGACGAAAGATACACTCTTGCCGTCAACGGTGAGATCTATAACCATATCCACATCAGAGAAGAGTTTAAAGATTACAAGTTCAAGACTCTATCTGACTGTGAGCCTATCATCCCGCTGTTCCAGAAATACGACGTGGACGCCCCTAAATTTCTGGACGGTATGTTTGCCTGGGTGCTCTATgacaaggaggaggacaGAGTCGTTGCTTCCAGAGACCCTATTGGTATCACGACGCTGTACATGGGCCGTTCGTCCAGCAGGCCAGGAACAGTGTTTTTCGCCTCGGAGCTGAAATGTCTGACCGACGAGTGTGACGAGATCACCCATTTCCCGCCTGGTCACGTGTACGACTCGAAGACCGACCAGCTCACCAGGTACTTCACGCCTTCGTGGTGGGATGGCGAAAAAATCCCAACTAATCCTGTCGACTACAAGAAGGTGAGAGAGACGCTGGAGATGGCTGTTAGAAAGAGACTCATGGCAGAGGTTCCGTTCGGTGTGCTGCTTTCTGGTGGACTGGATTCGTCGCTGatcgcgtcgatcgccgCCAGAGAGACCGCCAAGGCCGCCAAGGAGGCCGATTCTCACACCGAGGGcatcgacgcgtcgcaCACGCTGACCGGTGTGGACGACGATGGAAAGCTCGCTCTTTCGGGCTGGACCAAGCTGCACTCGTACGCGATCGGTCTGCCCGGTGCTCCGGACCTTGTtgctgccaagaaggtgGCCAAGTTCATCGGAACGATCCACCACGAGCACACCTTCACCGTGGAGGAAGGCTTCGACGCTCTGTCGGACGTGATTTACCATCTGGAGACCTACGACGTCACGACGATCCGTGCGTCGACCCCAATGTACCTGCTCTcgagaaaaatcaaagcGCAGGGTGTCAAAATGGTGCTGTCTGGTGAGGGATCCGACGAGATCTTTGGTGGCTATCTGTACTTTGCCTCTGCTCCGTCTCCTGAGGAATTCCACACTGAGTGCGTCAAAAGAGTCAAGAACCTACATTATGCCGACTGTTTGAGAGCCAACAAGTCCACCATGGCATGGGGACTAGAGGCCCGTGTGCCGTTCCTGGACAAGCAGTTCCTGGAGCTTTGCATGAACATCGACCCTAAGGAGAAGATGATTGTTCCTGAGGCCGGCAGAATCGAGAAATACATTCTGAGAAAGGCGTTCGATACCAGCGATGACCCATCTGCCAAGCCATACCTGCCAGACGAGATTCTATGGAGACAGAAGGAACAGTTCTCCGACGGTGTGGGCTACTCGTGGATCGACGGATTGAAGGAGCTTGCGGAAAGATCCGTGTCTGATGAGGAGTTTGCCCACCCTAAGCCAGAATGGGGCGACGATATTCCAACCACCAAGGAGGCCTACTTCTACCGCTGCAagttcgacgagctgttccCAAGCAAGGCTGCCGGCTCCACTGTCATGAGATGGGTGCCTAAGGCCGAATGGGGATGCCACGAGGACCCTTCGGGAAGATACGCCAAGACCCACGATGCGTCCGTTCTTAAGAACTGA
- a CDS encoding Rab family protein, whose amino-acid sequence MKKTSLSSLDSRSTIPRTREQYEYLAKVILIGSSGSGKSSLLHRYVSRDWRAVSQTIGVGFASKVAVVDGSTRVKLQIWDTAGQERFRALTRSYYRGASGVVVVFDFSSRSSFQAVSEFMQDVKSMTPPDSCVLLVGNKKDLPEVVSRSEIAGLVDSSSVMLGRTVQFVAASALDNSNVDTVFETVAGSLVTKIELGQIDPEDPASGVQYGDLSYDAITLATPQPRECC is encoded by the coding sequence ATGAAAAAGACCAGTTTGTCTTCGCTCGATTCGCGGTCGACCATCCCACGGACGCGCGAGCAGTACGAGTATCTGGCGAAAGTCATTCTGATTGGCTCGTCTGGTTCAGGCAAGTCCTCGCTGCTCCATCGGTACGTCTCGCGAGACTGGAGGGCCGTGTCGCAGACCATCGGCGTGGGATTTGCCTCCAAGGTAGCCGTCGTGGACGGCAGCACGCGTGTGAAGTTGCAAATATGGGACACGGCGGGCCAGGAACGGTTCCGCGCGCTCACGAGGTCGTATTACCGCGGCGCCAGCGGCGTCGTGGTGGTCTTTGATTTCAGCTCCAGATCCAGTTTCCAGGCCGTTTCAGAGTTTATGCAGGACGTGAAAAGCATGACACCGCCCGACTCGTGCGTGCTGCTCGTTGGGAACAAGAAAGACCTGCCCGAGGTGGTCTCAAGGAGCGAGATTGCCGGCTTAGTCGACAGCAGTTCTGTGATGCTGGGACGAACCGTCCAGTTTGTCGCGGCCAGTGCTTTAGACAATTCCAATGTGGACACTGTGTTTGAAACCGTGGCCGGCTCTCTGGTCACAAAAATCGAGCTCGGGCAGATCGACCCAGAAGACCCGGCGAGCGGCGTGCAGTACGGCGACCTCAGCTACGACGCTATCACGCTAGCGACTCCTCAACCCAGAGAATGCTGCTGA
- a CDS encoding WD40 repeat-containing protein, translating into MNLSLLDPFAVAKEYPDTLAQTLAYGHSTQVRYSYKGDYLASGLVDGIILIIDTDTNSTIQVLRDHTRAITSLNWSPCGQYLLSSSKDWKVNLWDLGTCKVIRSYNFEGPVWCSVMNPQNHFQFVAALVDNDPVFADLENEPKITKLDTNPLGQPNTVKQSTLTATMTPDSNYILTGTSKGWLNVIDTHSLQIVRSLNVCSSNIKNIEISPNCSKLAVNSSDRIIRQYTMPDTSVPAENWEFELENRYQDAVNRLQWNALKFNHNSEYMCASTLGATHDVYIWETGMGSLVKILEGSNDELLAVDWNYRKCSIVATTMDTGTLFIWSVVIPQKWSALAPDFEEIEENIDYEEKEDEFDYVDEDDMNKQIEEEGDEIDVIQREEVDARGFPFVDSFVIESVPVSE; encoded by the coding sequence ATGAATCTCTCGCTTTTAGACCCCTTTGCCGTGGCTAAAGAATACCCTGACACACTCGCACAGACGCTCGCATACGGTCATTCTACGCAGGTACGGTACAGCTATAAAGGCGACTACCTTGCGTCGGGGCTCGTCGATGGCATTATTCTCATCATCGACACGGACACAAACAGCACGATCCAGGTGCTCCGGGACCACACGCGCGCCATCACGTCGCTGAACTGGTCGCCCTGCGGACAGTATTTgctttcctcgtccaaggATTGGAAGGTGAACCTGTGGGACCTGGGAACGTGCAAGGTGATCCGGAGTTATAATTTCGAAGGACCCGTCTGGTGCAGCGTGATGAACCCGCAGAACCACTTTCAATTTGTTGCGGCGCTGGTCGACAACGATCCTGTTTTTGCAGACCTCGAGAACGAGCCCAAAATCACCAAGCTAGACACCAATCCGCTGGGCCAGCCAAACACAGTGAAACAGTCTACGCTGACGGCTACAATGACCCCTGACAGCAACTACATTCTCACAGGGACTAGCAAGGGCTGGTTGAACGTGATAGATACGCATAGTCTGCAAATTGTGCGCTCGTTGAATGTTTGCAGCTCGAACATAAAAAATATAGAGATTTCGCCCAACTGCTCAAAATTGGCCGTCAACTCGAGCGACCGGATCATCCGACAGTACACGATGCCGGATACCTCTGTCCCGGCGGAAAACTGGgagtttgagcttgaaaaccGGTACCAGGACGCCGTGAACCGACTGCAGTGGAACGCGTTGAAATTCAACCATAACTCGGAATACATGTGTGCTTCCACTCTCGGAGCGACTCACGACGTGTACATCTGGGAAACCGGAATGGGGTCGTTGGTGAAGATTCTGGAAGGCtcgaacgacgagctgctggctgTGGACTGGAACTATCGCAAATGTTCTATCGTGGCCACCACGATGGACACCGGCACGCTTTTCATCTGGTCGGTGGTGATTCCGCAGAAGTGGAGTGCGCTGGCGCCCGATTtcgaggagattgaggagAACATTGATTATGAagagaaggaggacgagttcgactacgtcgacgaggacgacatgAACAAGCAGATCGAGGAAGAgggcgacgagatcgacgtcATCCAGCGCGAGGAGGTGGACGCTCGCGGATTCCCGTTTGTGGACTCGTTTGTGATCGAGAGCGTGCCTGTTTCTGAGTGA
- a CDS encoding Ser-Thr protein kinase, member (with Ark1p and Prk1p) of the Ark kinase family has product MSEPPVLERLPAGTELQVGSHKAKIVNYISAGGFAHVYLVQISEKPEFACLKRVVVPNKQGLNLLRAEVEVMQRLAHCDYVVKYLDSHASRVPNTHCYEVLVLMELCPNKSLLDHMNARLSTKLSEPEILKIMLDISQGVYAMHRLKLIHRDIKIENVLIDDKYTFKLCDFGSTCPVLRPPRNHQEFQILTNDLLRQTTPQYRPPEMIDLYRGLPIDEKSDIWALGIFLYKLCYYITPFETAGELAILHTAYRFPSTPRYSTSLKSLINIMLQENPVYRPNIYQVTAEICRMMDIDIPKGIEDFYLQGEYKHPPAEQMHPPIEQFTASVIPMFSPFKSMPQDPVVPVVTVDAEKSQPTEATGTSVDLKSSLPSEDSLVDFNMDRFPEIQLSGENKTENQPVEPEPEPMPKSGSKWSSHNPFPQDLIDLSTEDTDRATEPTEAENPGGEAVSLPAQLLDGSVASFTQLQISESECESTHSASKIEGGQVKPISDSKAKLSSIGDNESVSS; this is encoded by the coding sequence ATGTCAGAACCCCCAGTTTTGGAGCGGTTACCCGCGGGAACAGAACTCCAGGTCGGCTCCCACAAGGCGAAAATCGTCAACTACATCTCTGCCGGCGGCTTTGCCCACGTGTATCTGGTCCAGATCAGCGAGAAGCCCGAGTTTGCCTGTCTCAAACGGGTGGTAGTGCCCAACAAACAGGGGCTTAATCTGTTGCGCGCAGAGGTCGAGGTCATGCAGAGGCTGGCCCATTGCGACTATGTGGTCAAGTATCTGGACTCGCACGCGTCAAGAGTGCCCAACACCCACTGCTACGAGGTGCTGGTGTTGATGGAATTGTGTCCCAACAAATCGCTGTTGGATCACATGAATGCCCGGCTAAGCACCAAACTGTCAGAGCCGGaaatcctcaaaatcatgCTGGACATCTCGCAGGGAGTCTACGCGATGCACAGACTTAAACTGATCCACAGGGACATCAAGATAGAGAACGTGCTGATTGACGATAAATACACGTTCAAGCTGTGCGACTTCGGGTCCACATGTCCCGTGCTGCGTCCGCCACGCAACCACCAGGAGTTTCAGATCCTCACAAACGACCTGCTGAGACAGACAACGCCGCAATATAGACCTCCAGAGATGATCGACCTGTACCGCGGACTGCCGATCGACGAAAAATCAGATATCTGGGCTCTCGGCATTTTCCTGTACAAACTATGCTACTACATCACACCTTTCGAGACGGCCGGCGAGCTGGCCATCCTGCACACTGCCTACCGGTTTCCGTCCACCCCGCGATACTCGACTTCGTTGAAGAGTCTCATCAACATCATGCTTCAGGAGAATCCCGTGTACCGGCCCAACATATACCAGGTGACGGCCGAGATCTGCCGCATGATGGACATCGACATTCCCAAGGGCATAGAAGACTTCTATTTGCAGGGAGAGTACAAACACCCGCCTGCAGAGCAGATGCACCCGCCAATTGAGCAGTTCACGGCGAGTGTGATCCCAATGTTCTCGCCATTCAAATCGATGCCCCAGGATCCTGTTGTGCCAGTGGTGACGGTCGATGCAGAGAAATCGCAGCCCACCGAGGCGACAGGTACCTCTGTGGACCTCAAGTCGTCGCTTCCGTCCGAAGACTCGCTTGTCGACTTCAACATGGACCGGTTCCCGGAAATCCAGCTGAGCGGCGAGAATAAGACGGAAAACCAGCCTGTGGAGCCCGAGCCTGAGCCCATGCCAAAGTCGGGCTCGAAATGGTCGTCACACAACCCGTTCCCACAGGATTTGATCGACCTCTCGACAGAGGACACAGACAGAGCCACAGAGCCCACAGAGGCCGAGAACCCAGGCGGCGAAGCCGTGTCTTTGCCGGCACAGCTACTGGACGGGTCGGTGGCGAGCTTCACACAGCTACAGATCTCAGAGTCGGAGTGTGAGTCGACCCACTCAGCCTCGAAAATAGAGGGCGGCCAAGTCAAGCCAATATCTGATTCAAAAGCAAAACTATCTAGCATCGGGGACAATGAAAGCGTTTCCAGCTAG
- a CDS encoding putative membrane protein codes for MSVVDGLKYAYGFYYFLFPHYMLTKYESYALHFTNLMLLLVVVYCANLVMTPVFGNLVDSAFKPVLG; via the coding sequence ATGAGCGTGGTTGATGGTCTAAAGTACGCGTATGGGTTCTACTATTTCCTGTTCCCCCACTACATGCTGACGAAGTACGAGTCGTACGCGCTCCACTTCACAAATTTGATGCTGTTGCTCGTGGTGGTGTATTGCGCCAATCTTGTTATGACGCCGGTTTTTGGCAACCTTGTGGACTCGGCCTTCAAACCGGTTTTGGGCTAA
- a CDS encoding Zinc-cluster protein: MSPAEMESIPTLLTPQTDLNSTSPAPVQIKDKKGRSTSCYLCQKRKQKCDQRSPSCTNCIKSQTTCVQPPRYGTSNRTNVKSEYTVFLEKKVQQLEKLLEARNKEEAAEPPSKYRKIRPLMRTDEPQVSLNPYKDTLGKPFDEFFMEHGEKYDRSMLAGLRLKDFFKKEPIFDIDLKLAKQLVDIYFALLQYKFPMLNEQDLLNFQNDYYNRVAPRSTDDYHFNCARMFLVFTLSSTLHETTGKYKGPEPLRFFSAALRHILMFENVHSTQKIELLVLITCNLIRNDKDSNGVYDVIGQAMQLCIKLRLHKSSSYQNVSAAKRDRQMRLFWCCYLLEKAIAIAISKPFVLKERLTDADLPMFEYEPSRALHPNDKLFINQIIKIRRTEARFIEELNILGSTSITTKDQLPAVERFFQQLQDWRNECHGFSRGIENETLSIYYYRSVRNLIQPFLELLDPEDRLFKECQAAAGQICQSIKAFHQKTVRGHSVINIHTIFIAGVTLIYCLWLHRNRDDMRRKLLGDDKKHTRPVVSEALFAGLDDLRACSISLYVMSERTKFALSFRETFEELMTATIGNLILRCGPDSSEVVQTPQNAMPPATVRKPLQHYTVESELNMKPTDADRREEEELSQRRGQLTRSTIPKGLSHLLIHSPPLPPQNSYLAPRVTSSPSSLRSTANLFNRPQTASPLPASPQPQLRLLQPEHTFSPPQLSAQPLAAPITPVPNIPEMMPFVGRTTAMINNISVWTGESGQQIPQTGLVMLQGANKQSSAASQLPVYEACYAQPEDLFSWPWQNDQLADTGDFAFLP; encoded by the coding sequence ATGTCACCAGCCGAAATGGAATCGATCCCGACGCTTTTGACGCCACAGACCGATCTCAACAGCACGTCGCCAGCGCCCGTTCAGatcaaggacaagaaggGCCGGTCCACGTCGTGTTACCTGTGCCAGAAACGAAAGCAGAAGTGCGACCAGCGCTCGCCCAGCTGCACCAACTGTATCAAGTCGCAAACCACTTGTGTGCAGCCCCCACGGTATGGCACGAGCAACAGGACTAACGTAAAGAGTGAGTACACggtttttctggagaaaaaggtgcagcagctggagaagctgctggaggccCGAAATAAAGAAGAAGCGGCAGAACCGCCCTCCAAGTACAGAAAGATCCGGCCGCTGATGCGCACAGATGAGCCACAGGTGTCGCTGAACCCCTACAAGGATACGCTGGGCAAGCCGTTTGACGAGTTTTTCATGGAGCACGGCGAGAAATACGACCGTTCCATGCTGGCCGGGCTGCGACTCAAagattttttcaaaaaagagccaATTTTCGACATCGACCTGAAACTGGCGAAACAGCTGGTCGACATATattttgcgctgctgcAGTACAAATTCCCGATGCTCAACGAGCAGGACCTGCTCAACTTCCAGAACGACTACTACAACCGTGTGGCACCCAGGTCTACGGACGACTACCATTTCAACTGTGCAAGGATGTTTCTGGTGTTCACGCTTAGCTCGACGTTGCACGAGACGACGGGCAAATACAAGGGCCCCGAGCCGCTGCGGTTCTTTTCGGCCGCGCTGCGCCACATCCTCATGTTCGAGAACGTGCACAGCACACAGAAgatcgagctgctggtgctgaTCACGTGCAACCTGATCCGCAACGATAAGGACAGCAACGGCGTGTACGACGTGATTGGCCAGGCGATGCAGCTGTGCATCAAGCTGCGGCTGCacaagagcagcagctaCCAGAACGTGAGTGCTGCGAAGCGCGATCGGCAGATGCGGCTGTTCTGGTGCTGCtatttgctggagaaagcTATAGCCATTGCCATTTCCAAGCCGTTCGTTTTGAAGGAGCGCCTGACGGACGCAGATCTGCCGATGTTCGAATACGAGCCGTCCCGCGCGTTGCATCCGAACGACAAGCTATTTATCAATCAGATCATCAAGATCCGTCGCACCGAGGCGCGGTtcatcgaggagctcaatATTCTCGGCAGCACTTCGATAACCACGAAAGACCAGCTACCTGCGGTCGAGCggtttttccagcagttgCAGGACTGGCGCAACGAGTGCCACGGGTTCAGCAGGGGCATTGAAAACGAGACTTTGAGCATATATTACTACCGGTCTGTGCGGAACCTGATCCAgccatttctggagctgctggacccCGAGGACCGTCTTTTCAAGGAGTGCCAGGCCGCTGCGGGCCAGATCTGCCAGAGCATCAAGGCTTTCCACCAGAAGACCGTGCGTGGCCACTCTGTCATCAACATCCATACCATATTTATTGCCGGAGTCACGCTGATCTATTGTCTATGGTTGCACAGAAACCGCGACGATATGCGCCGCAAGCTGCTCGGAGACGACAAAAAACACACGCGGCCGGTCGTGTCGGAGGCGCTGTTTGCCGGGCTCGACGATCTGCGTGCCTGCTCCATCTCGCTGTATGTGATGTCGGAGCGCACCAAATTCGCGCTTTCGTTTAGAGAAAcgttcgaggagctgatgaCCGCCACGATCGGCAATCTGATTTTGCGGTGCGGGCCAGACTCGTCGGAAGTGGTGCAGACGCCGCAAAACGCGATGCCGCCGGCCACGGTGCGCAAGCCGCTCCAACACTACACCGTGGAGTCGGAGCTGAACATGAAGCCGACCGACGCAGATCGAcgcgaggaggaggagctgtCGCAGCGGCGTGGCCAGCTCACAAGAAGCACGATCCCAAAGGGTCTGAGCCACCTGCTGATCCACTCGCCGCCGCTGCCGCCACAGAACTCGTATCTGGCGCCCAGAGtgacgtcgtcgccgtccagTCTGCGCAGCACAGCCAACTTGTTCAATCGACCGCAGACAGCGTCGCCGCTACCGGCGTCGCCCCAGCCCCAGCTCCGATTGCTGCAACCTGAACACACCTTCAGCCCGCCGCAGCTGTCTGCACAGCCGCTGGCCGCCCCAATCACGCCGGTGCCCAACATCCCCGAGATGATGCCGTTTGTGGGCCGCACCACAGCCatgatcaacaacatcTCCGTCTGGACCGGCGAGAGCGGCCAGCAGATCCCGCAGACGGGGCTCGTGATGCTACAGGGCGCCAACAAACAGTCCAGCGCGGCGTCGCAGCTGCCGGTCTACGAAGCGTGCTACGCCCAGCCCGAGGACCTGTTTTCGTGGCCGTGGCAGAACGACCAGCTCGCCGACACGGGAGATTTTGCGTTCCTGCCCTAG
- a CDS encoding Non-essential subunit of Sec63 complex (Sec63p, Sec62p, Sec66p and Sec72p) produces the protein MSLPLVYDSASKKVSLAEDTSAAAYEDLQLEVSQLNTLIKDYVNANVDVPPLPTRENYTKNLSMMIKKMHESAAASMRTKKYADAAKQFGVALGLAAARPKFENFQMTVSEVLICLVGRCDANMMLENWLDAYVDAELLCQLAANIPENHLRKGVCQMKLGNLLAAKSDLERGLCFNPSHSKLAEELGNVQRLIDEENGDL, from the coding sequence aTGTCTCTTCCTTTGGTCTACGATTCCGCCTCGAAGAAAGTGTCGTTGGCGGAAGACACGTCGGCCGCCGCGTACGAAGATCTACAGTTGGAGGTCTCCCAACTAAACACGTTGATAAAGGACTACGTCAATGCCAACGTCGACGTTCCTCCATTGCCAACAAGAGAAAACTACACCAAAAACCTGAGCATGATgatcaaaaaaatgcaCGAGAGCGCGGCTGCGTCGATGCGGACAAAGAAGTACGCGGATGCGGCCAAACAGTTCGGCGTTGCGCTCGGTCTGGCCGCTGCAAGACCGAAATTCGAAAACTTCCAAATGACGGTCAGCGAGGTGCTGATCTGTCTTGTTGGCCGCTGCGATGCCAACATGATGCTCGAAAACTGGCTCGACGCGTATGTGGATGCCGAACTGCTGTGCCAGCTGGCCGCGAACATCCCGGAAAACCATCTCCGGAAGGGTGTTTGCCAGATGAAGCTGGGCAACCTGCTCGCTGCCAAGTCTGATCTCGAAAGAGGCCTTTGTTTTAATCCGTCGCACTCCAAGCTGGCCGAAGAGCTCGGGAACGTCCAGCgtctgatcgacgaggagaacGGAGACCTGTGA
- a CDS encoding GTP-binding nuclear protein GSP1/Ran: MSAQQQVPTFKLVLVGDGGTGKTTFVKRHLTGEFEKKYMATSGVEVHPMSFYTNFGEIRFDVWDTAGQEKFGGLRDGYYINGQCGIIMFDVTSRITYKNVPNWHRDLVRVCENIPIVLCGNKVDVKERKVKAKTITFHRKKNLQYFDISAKSNYNFEKPFLWLARKLVGNSQLEFVESPALAPPEVSVDADLMAKYQAEMDQAAAMPLPDEDDADL; this comes from the exons ATGTCGgctcaacaacaagttCCTACATTCAAGCTCGTTTTGGTCGGAGACGGTGGTACCGGTAAG ACCACTTTCGTCAAGAGACACCTGACTGgtgaatttgaaaaaaaatacatgGCCACCTCCGGTGTCGAGGTCCACCCAATGTCGTTCTACACCAACTTCGGTGAGATCAGATTCGACGTCTGGGACACTGCCGGACAGGAGAAATTCGGTGGATTGAGAGACGGTTACTACATCAACGGTCAATGTGGTATCATCATGTTCGACGTCACCTCTAGAATCACGTACAAGAACGTTCCAAACTGGCACAGAGACCTGGTCAGAGTGTGTGAGAACATCCCTATTGTCTTGTGTGGTAACAAAGTCGACGTCAAGGAGAGAAAGGTCAAGGCCAAGACCATCACCTTCcacagaaagaagaacttgCAATACTTTGACATCTCTGCCAAGTCGAACTACAACTTCGAGAAGCCGTTCCTATGGCTCGCCAGAAAGCTCGTCGGCAACTCCCAGCTCGAGTTTGTCGAGTCGCCGGCCCTGGCTCCTCCGGAAGTTTCTGTCGACGCCGACCTGATGGCCAAGTACCAGGCCGAGATGGACCAGGCTGCGGCCATGCCACTGCctgacgaggacgacgcCGACCTTTAA
- a CDS encoding Protein SUR7 codes for MLLTSLNRLLTLLLLAGATLLLLFIVFSGSVSSFPFDQFYWVQARTSNLNPNGDISRWTFWGICNPETYDSHSNGNCTNLGPDQPISPYDNFGNSTSLPQDFVTNRDTYYYLSRFSFPFILIALVFAGVSFICSLFQLCWWTMKQVVIFFVSLSVIFCAAGVSCQTAVSVMVRNKFSDAGMTSKVGPSMLGMAWAALVCLLIVFFLTCCSGMHRAYKIHREQRQLEMSQTGPAGAPVSQPVSGPLAVDETNQGTLPSNEGGIRFFKIKRTQKAIDEESL; via the coding sequence ATGCTGCTCACTTCTCTTAACAGACTGCTCACTTTACTGTTGCTGGCTGGTGCAACTCTGCTCCTGTTGTTTATTGTCTTCTCCGGCTCGGTCTCGTCCTTCCCTTTCGACCAGTTTTACTGGGTGCAGGCCAGAACCTCCAACCTTAACCCCAACGGAGACATTTCCAGATGGACCTTCTGGGGAATTTGCAACCCAGAGACTTACGACTCTCACTCCAACGGAAATTGCACAAACCTGGGCCCTGACCAACCTATCTCTCCATACGACAACTTTGGAAACTCGACCTCGTTGCCCCAGGACTTTGTCACCAATAGAGATACCTACTATTACCTCTCGAGATTCTCATTCCCATTCATTCTGATTGCCCTGGTGTTTGCTGGTGTCAGCTTCATCTGCTCGCTGTTCCAActgtgctggtggaccaTGAAACAGGTTGTCATTTTCTTTGTCTCCCTGAGCGTTATTTTCTGTGCTGCCGGTGTCTCGTGCCAGACTGCAGTGTCCGTGATGGTGAGAAACAAGTTCTCCGACGCCGGCATGACCTCCAAGGTCGGCCCGTCCATGCTCGGCATGGCCTGGGCGGCCTTGGTGTGTCTGCTGAttgtgtttttcctcaCCTGCTGCAGTGGCATGCACAGAGCGTACAAGATCCACCGCGAACAGCGCCAGCTGGAAATGAGCCAGACCGGCCCAGCCGGCGCTCCGGTCTCGCAGCCCGTGTCCGGCCCTCTTGCCGTCGACGAGACCAACCAAGGAACGCTGCCTTCCAACGAGGGTGGCATCCGgttcttcaagatcaagagaACCCAAAAggccattgacgaggaatCGTTGTAG